The following coding sequences are from one Nicotiana tomentosiformis chromosome 3, ASM39032v3, whole genome shotgun sequence window:
- the LOC104092698 gene encoding L-2-hydroxyglutarate dehydrogenase, mitochondrial produces the protein MLGTMKPTNSITKTISHKLKNISRTPLSSSSIPKEKVDCLVIGAGVVGIAVAKELSVKHGREVLVVDSAPTFGTGTSSRNSEVIHAGIYYPPNSLKAFFCVRGKELLYKYCKDHEVPHKQIGKLIVANGLSEIPKLSALMTRGIQNGVESLTMVDSYEAMTLEPELQCLKALWSPSSGIVDSHSLMLSLVGEAESHGTTFSYNTAVIGGHIEGNEIQIHVSGSNAIANWNGRSELDSELILVPKLVVNSAGLSAPAIAKRMKGLPNGIIPASHYARGCYFTLSNTKSPFKHLIYPIPEVGGLGVHVTLDLNGQVKFGPDVEWIEGIHDIPSFLNMFDYSVREDRAKQFYPAIRKYYPGLKDGSLEPGYAGIRPKLSGPEEGSTDFVVQGEDIHGISGLVNLFGIESPGLTSCMAIAEHVAAKLLK, from the exons ATGTTGGGGACGATGAAACCTACAAACTCAATCACAAAAACAATATCCCATAAACTCAAGAATATCAGCAGAAccccattatcatcatcatcaattccAAAGGAGAAGGTGGATTGTTTGGTAATAGGGGCTGGTGTAGTGGGCATAGCAGTGGCTAAAGAGCTTAGTGTGAAGCATGGCAGAGAAGTTTTGGTGGTTGATTCTGCCCCAACTTTTGGGACTGGTACCAGTTCTCGCAATAGTGAAGTTATTCATGCTGGCATTTATTATCCTCCTAATTCTCTCAAG GCATTTTTCTGTGTTAGAGGGAAAGAATTGCTCTACAAGTATTGCAAAGATCATGAAGTTCCACACAAGCAGATAGGCAAGCTTATAGTTGCTAATGGTTTATCAGAGATTCCAAAGTTGAGTGCTCTCATGACTCGAGGAATTCAAAATGGGGTTGAGAGTCTGACGATGGTGGACAGTTATGAAGCTATGACACTGGAGCCTGAATTGCAATGTCTTAAAGCTTTATGGTCACCTTCCTCGGGAATAGTTGATAGCCATTCATTGATGCTATCATTGGTG GGCGAAGCTGAAAGTCACGGCACGACTTTCTCCTACAATACTGCGGTTATTGGTGGTCATATTGAAGGAAATGAAATTCAAATTCATGTTTCTGGGAGCAATGCTATTGCAAACTGGAATGGGAGGTCCGAATTGGACTCTGAACTAATTCTTGTTCCCAAGCTTGTCGTAAATTCTGCAGGCTTAAGCGCTCCAGCCATTGCAAAACGAATGAAAGGCCTACCTAATGGTATTATTCCTGCTTCTCACTATGCTCGTGGTTGCTACTTCACCCTGTCAAACACTAAATCCCCTTTCAAGCACTTGATTTATCCTATACCTGAGGTTGGTGGCCTTGGAGTGCATGTGACCTTGGATTTGAATGGCCAAGTCAAATTTGGTCCTGATGTTGAATGGATAGAAGGAATTCATGATATTCCGAGCTTCCTCAACAT GTTTGATTATTCTGTGCGTGAAGACCGTGCAAAGCAATTCTACCCAGCGATAAGAAAATACTACCCTGGTCTGAAGGATGGATCTTTGGAGCCAGGTTATGCAGGCATCAGACCAAAGCTTTCTGGTCCAGAAGAGGGGTCTACAGATTTTGTAGTTCAG GGAGAGGACATTCATGGTATATCTGGTTTAGTTAACTTGTTTGGGATTGAATCCCCAGGCCTAACTTCCTGTATGGCTATTGCGGAGCATGTTGCAGCTAAATTACTGAAATAA
- the LOC104092697 gene encoding probable U3 small nucleolar RNA-associated protein 11, with amino-acid sequence MSSFKNAIPRRAHKERAQPQARKKFGLLEKHKDYVVRATAFHKKEQTLRKLKEKAAFRNPDEFYFKMVKTKTVDGVHRLESQVNKYTPEELMLMKTQDIGYILQKVQTEKKKIEKLTATLHSLDNQPSNRRVYYAEDREEAEELASKASEHSNLAASENLPSSIRRKTAASYRELEARKGRVRDLEKLYMDMAIQKELQKSGRKRKLREEELVNPTTKPVYKWRQERKR; translated from the exons ATGTCATCGTTCAAGAATGCTATTCCTAGACGAGCTCATAAGGAGCGAGCTCAGCC ACAAGCTAGGAAAAAATTTGGATTGCTCGAGAAACACAAAGATTATGTGGTGCGGGCGACAGCATTCCACAAAAAGGAGCAAACTTTACGG AAACTCAAGGAAAAAGCAGCATTTCGGAATCCAGATGAGTTCTACTTCAAGATGGTTAAAACAAAAACTGTGGATGGAGTTCATAGATTGGA GAGTCAAGTAAATAAATACACTCCAGAGGAACTCATGTTAATGAAAACTCAGGATATAGGCTATATTTTACAGAAAGTTCAGACTGAGAAAAAG AAAATTGAGAAGTTAACTGCCACACTGCACTCTCTTGATAATCAGCCATCAAATAGACGTGTCTACTATGCCGAAGATAG GGAGGAGGCAGAAGAGCTAGCGTCTAAAGCATCAGAACATAGTAATTTGGCTGCTTCTGAGAACTTGCCTAGTAGTATTAGAAG GAAGACAGCTGCCTCCTATAGAGAGTTGGAAGCAAGAAAGGGCAGAGTGAGAGACTTAGAGAAACTGTACATGGATATGGCCATTCAGAAAGAATTACAG AAATCGGGAAGGAAACGCAAGCTTCGTGAAGAGGAGCTTGTGAACCCAACAACCAAACCTGTCTACAAGTGGAGACAAGAACGAAAGCGATGA